A window from Mycobacterium botniense encodes these proteins:
- a CDS encoding DUF5318 domain-containing protein has product MRLQRQVVDYALRRRSLLAEVYSGRTGVSEVCDANPYLLRAAKFHGKPSQVMCPICRKEQLTLVSWVFGDQLGAVSGSARTTEELLAMASRYEEFSVHVVEVCRTCSWNHLVKSYVLGAGRPPKGSRTTQTAGNGARTVSE; this is encoded by the coding sequence GTGCGATTGCAGCGACAGGTGGTCGATTATGCGCTTCGGCGTCGGTCCCTGCTGGCCGAGGTCTACTCGGGACGTACCGGTGTATCCGAGGTGTGTGACGCGAACCCCTATCTGCTGCGCGCCGCGAAGTTTCACGGCAAGCCCAGTCAGGTGATGTGCCCGATCTGCCGAAAGGAGCAACTCACACTGGTGTCGTGGGTGTTCGGCGATCAGCTCGGCGCGGTGTCAGGTTCGGCGCGCACCACCGAAGAGTTGCTCGCGATGGCATCCCGATACGAGGAGTTCTCCGTGCACGTGGTAGAGGTGTGCCGGACGTGTAGCTGGAATCACTTGGTGAAGTCCTATGTGCTCGGCGCCGGCCGTCCGCCCAAAGGCTCGCGCACCACACAGACAGCGGGTAACGGGGCTCGCACGGTCAGTGAATAG
- a CDS encoding transglycosylase domain-containing protein — protein MPPDDRLTTVLPPVCDDSSAQLRDPIDAVKAALDGPRLKPAQPGLLNTVTAAPDNAPPGRARRHPPGAGASPPGGGEGVIPPGPLPRRPPRLNWPWIRRVHWRWVRRALYVTAAVVLLLPIVTFAMAYLIVDVPKPGDIRTNQVSTILASDGSELAKIVPPEGNRVDVNLDQVPMHVRQAVIAAEDRNFYSNPGFSLTGFARAVKNNIFGGDLQGGSTITQQYVKNALVGSQRVGLNGLIRKAKELVIATKMSGEWSKDEVLQAYLNIIYFGRGAYGIAAAAKAYFDKPVDQLNVAEGALLAALIQRPSTLDPAVDLKGAKARWNWVLDGMVEIGALSAKERAAQVFPPTLPPDEAQVQNQTTGPNGLIERQVTKELLDLFNINEQTLNTQGLQITTTIDPKAQKAAEEAVSKYLEGQDPDMRAAVAAIDPRNGAVKAYYGGSDANGFDFAQAGLQTGSSFKVFALVAALEQGIGLGYQVDSSPLTVDGIKITNVEGESCGICSIAEALKRSLNTSYYRLMLKLKHGPEDVADAAHRAGVASSFPGVAHTLSEDGQGGPPNNGIVLGQYQTRVIDMASAYATLAASGVYHRPHFVQKVVSSDGQVLFDAGAQGDTGEQRIDKAVADNVTAAMQPIAGYSRGHNLAGGRPSAAKTGTTQLGDTGANKDAWMVGYTPSLSTAVWVGTVGGDKPLVNKWGSPVYGSSLPADIWKATMDGALKGTPNESFPKPTEIGGYAGVPAAPPQPELPVQAPPSETVIQPTIEVAPGITIPVGPPTTIPVIPPAGGPAAPPAAGPQVPAPPP, from the coding sequence GTGCCGCCGGACGACCGGCTGACGACGGTGCTTCCGCCGGTCTGCGACGACTCATCGGCACAGCTGCGCGATCCGATCGACGCGGTCAAGGCGGCACTGGACGGACCGCGCCTGAAACCGGCCCAGCCGGGGCTGCTCAACACGGTCACCGCCGCGCCGGATAACGCACCGCCGGGGCGTGCGCGGCGGCACCCGCCGGGCGCGGGCGCCTCCCCACCGGGTGGTGGGGAGGGTGTTATTCCACCCGGTCCGCTGCCGCGTCGGCCTCCCCGCCTGAACTGGCCCTGGATCCGACGGGTGCACTGGCGGTGGGTGCGCCGCGCGCTCTACGTCACGGCAGCGGTCGTGCTGTTGTTGCCCATCGTCACCTTCGCCATGGCCTACCTCATCGTCGATGTCCCCAAGCCAGGTGACATCCGCACCAACCAGGTCTCGACGATTTTGGCCAGCGACGGTTCCGAATTGGCGAAAATAGTCCCGCCGGAAGGCAATCGGGTCGATGTCAACCTCGACCAAGTTCCGATGCACGTACGTCAGGCGGTGATCGCCGCCGAGGATCGCAACTTTTACTCCAATCCGGGGTTTTCGTTGACCGGCTTCGCACGCGCGGTGAAGAACAATATCTTCGGCGGTGATCTGCAAGGCGGATCCACGATTACCCAACAGTACGTGAAAAACGCGCTGGTGGGCTCTCAGCGGGTTGGGCTAAACGGGCTGATCCGCAAGGCCAAAGAGCTCGTGATCGCCACCAAGATGTCAGGAGAATGGTCTAAAGATGAAGTGCTGCAGGCCTACTTGAACATCATCTACTTCGGCAGGGGTGCCTACGGGATCGCAGCGGCCGCTAAGGCCTACTTCGACAAGCCGGTTGACCAGCTCAACGTGGCCGAAGGCGCCCTGCTGGCGGCGCTGATTCAACGGCCGTCCACCCTTGATCCGGCGGTTGACCTGAAAGGCGCCAAAGCCCGCTGGAACTGGGTACTGGACGGCATGGTCGAAATCGGTGCGCTGTCAGCGAAAGAGCGTGCCGCCCAGGTGTTTCCGCCAACACTGCCGCCAGATGAGGCCCAGGTGCAGAACCAGACCACTGGTCCCAACGGGCTCATCGAACGCCAGGTGACCAAGGAGCTGCTCGATCTGTTCAATATCAACGAGCAGACTCTGAACACCCAAGGTTTGCAGATCACCACCACAATCGACCCCAAGGCTCAGAAAGCCGCGGAAGAGGCGGTGTCGAAATACCTTGAGGGACAAGATCCCGACATGCGGGCCGCGGTGGCCGCGATCGACCCGCGGAACGGCGCGGTGAAAGCCTACTACGGCGGTTCGGACGCCAACGGTTTCGACTTCGCACAGGCAGGGTTGCAAACCGGCTCATCGTTCAAAGTGTTTGCGCTCGTCGCCGCGCTTGAACAGGGTATCGGCCTAGGCTACCAGGTGGACAGTTCCCCACTCACCGTCGATGGGATCAAGATCACCAACGTCGAGGGCGAGAGTTGCGGGATCTGCTCAATCGCGGAGGCGCTCAAACGCTCACTGAACACGTCGTATTACCGGTTGATGCTCAAACTCAAACATGGCCCAGAAGACGTAGCCGACGCCGCTCACCGGGCCGGTGTTGCAAGTAGTTTCCCCGGTGTGGCGCATACGCTGTCCGAAGATGGTCAAGGCGGACCACCTAACAACGGGATCGTGCTGGGCCAGTATCAGACTCGGGTAATCGATATGGCCTCGGCCTACGCAACGCTGGCCGCCTCGGGTGTCTATCACCGGCCGCATTTCGTGCAGAAGGTGGTTAGCTCCGACGGCCAGGTGCTCTTCGATGCGGGTGCTCAAGGTGATACCGGCGAACAGCGCATCGACAAGGCGGTCGCCGATAATGTGACAGCAGCGATGCAGCCGATCGCCGGCTATTCGCGCGGCCACAACCTCGCCGGCGGGAGGCCGTCGGCGGCTAAGACCGGTACCACCCAGTTGGGCGACACCGGCGCCAACAAGGACGCCTGGATGGTCGGCTACACGCCGTCACTGTCGACAGCGGTGTGGGTAGGCACTGTCGGGGGCGACAAGCCCCTGGTGAATAAGTGGGGTTCGCCCGTGTACGGGTCGAGCCTGCCGGCTGACATCTGGAAGGCCACGATGGACGGCGCGCTCAAGGGGACACCGAACGAGTCGTTCCCCAAGCCGACGGAGATCGGCGGTTACGCGGGTGTGCCGGCAGCCCCGCCGCAGCCGGAGCTGCCGGTGCAAGCGCCGCCCTCGGAGACCGTCATCCAGCCCACCATCGAGGTAGCGCCGGGGATCACCATCCCAGTGGGCCCGCCCACCACCATCCCCGTGATTCCGCCCGCCGGGGGCCCAGCAGCCCCGCCGGCGGCGGGACCGCAAGTTCCCGCACCGCCGCCGTGA